The following is a genomic window from Burkholderiales bacterium.
CCCTTCTCGTCCGAGATGACGATCTCAACGCGCCGGTTTTGCTGGCGGCCGCCCGGTGTCGAATTGCTGACCACCGGGAACGCCTCGCCGAAACCGCGCACATTGATGCGCCCGGGATCGATGCCGGCTGTCACCAGCGCAGCGCGCACGGCGTTGGCGCGCCGCTCCGATAAACCCTGGTTATAGTTTTCAGCGCCTACGCTGTCGGTAAAGCCTTCGATCATCGCCGAACGCTCCGGATACTCGTTCAGAAATTTGCTCAGTTGATCGATTGCGCGCGATGCGCCGGGGCGCAATTCTGATTTGCCGGTATCGAACAGCACATCGCTCAACGTCAATACCAGACCGCGTTCGGTCTGTTTCGCCTTCAGTTCGGAAAGCTGCGACTCCAGCTCTTTGGCGCGCTGCTGCATTTCCTCGGCGCGCTGTTTTGCGGCAAGCGCTTCGGCCGTCTGCGCCGCAGCAAGTTCGCGCGCGGTCTGCGCTTCACGCGATTGCTCGAGCGCCTGGTCGCGCGCAGCTTGCGCTTCACGCGCGCGCGCTTCAGCGATCAGCCGGGACTGTTCGGCATCCTGCGATTTCGCATCAGCCCGATTGCGCGCGGCTTCCGCTTCACGAGTACGCGCCTGCAACAGCACGCGGTCGCGTTCGGAGCTCGTCGTCGTCACCGCTTGTTCGGCTGCGCGCAACTGCGAGGTTTCGCGCGCAATTTTCGATCGCTGCGTTGCCAGATAGGCGTTGTGTTCGATCTGTGCCTGCTCGGCCCGGTCTTTCCAAAGCCGCTCGGTTTCCTCGAGCGCGCGCTCAGCGCGGTTCAGTTCGACGGCGGCATTCTGCGCGACCTGCGGATCGGAAGCCGCGGCCGCGTAAGCAGCACGCGCCTGCTCGACGGCAGGGTTTTTTTCCGGAACGCTCGCGCAGCCGGCGGCGGACATGGCGGCGATCGCAAGGACGATCTCCCTGGCCCGCGTTGTGGTCATTTTCATAGTCTTCTCCTTGCCAGATTCGTTACTGAATTCGTTTCCGCACAGGGCGCGGTCCACAGGCCTCGAAGCCTAGTTGGATTTGCGCTCGATTTCCTCGCGTAGCGCCTCTATGCCTTGGCGTAATTCGGCGACCGCGCGATTCGCTTTCGCCGAGCGCGCCTTGGTTTCCGCGAGCTTGGCATCGACTTCGGCGCGTTCGGCGAGGCGTCGCGCGGCAACATAGTTTTCGCCCTGAAACGCAGTGCGCGCCTCTTCGAGCTGGGCCTGC
Proteins encoded in this region:
- a CDS encoding OmpA family protein, with the translated sequence MTTTRAREIVLAIAAMSAAGCASVPEKNPAVEQARAAYAAAASDPQVAQNAAVELNRAERALEETERLWKDRAEQAQIEHNAYLATQRSKIARETSQLRAAEQAVTTTSSERDRVLLQARTREAEAARNRADAKSQDAEQSRLIAEARAREAQAARDQALEQSREAQTARELAAAQTAEALAAKQRAEEMQQRAKELESQLSELKAKQTERGLVLTLSDVLFDTGKSELRPGASRAIDQLSKFLNEYPERSAMIEGFTDSVGAENYNQGLSERRANAVRAALVTAGIDPGRINVRGFGEAFPVVSNSTPGGRQQNRRVEIVISDEKGKIPERTASGAPAS
- a CDS encoding DUF4398 domain-containing protein, with protein sequence MTHRSLSKASGSVAMMALAFAAGCASVPAPTEQMALSRAAVSEAQSAGAPEFAPVEFRSAQAQLEEARTAFQGENYVAARRLAERAEVDAKLAETKARSAKANRAVAELRQGIEALREEIERKSN